ggtatgcggtcaattattggttggtttaccctatatcaaatttgtaaatattatagacCGCTTTACAGCAACttcactatgtataaaaaatatctaacttcgtaacgtttacagatacttttctcgaaactaaCTTTTGGCACTAAGGCCCTTCCTGCATCCAACAGTGCAATTACATTTCGTCAGCATTTTTGCAAACCACATCGAAGCAACAGAATAATAGCCTGGCGCGTCCGCTTCCGCCAGTAGTCGTTACAGCTTAATCTGTCCCATGTTTGAACACTCACCCCCTCCCTCCTGTCCCGTGCGACTTGGTCTTCCGCGCTATTACGTATCTTAATTGACGAAGAACACCCGGTGTTCCCCTTTCACGCGCCTCGAATCGCGTACAACGCGTTTCCAGTGCCCTCCTCGGCGTATCGCGCGCTGTCATTGAATAATTACCCCCGCCATGCTGATCGATCACACGCTATCTCGCAAGTGAATTCAGCGTTGATACGTGGCGAGAAAGTGCACGTCAACGCACGACAGTCGCGGATGTACCTCCGACTGTGCAAATATTCGCGAGATACTCTGCTTTTTAATTCCCTGCAAAGTTCTTGGTGCACACCTAATTCGCGATGTCTTTTCGTGTTAGAGTACAGTACCCACATTTACCAATTCCGACTTCCTTTCAGAAATTCCCTTGCACACTTCTCTGAaacattattcgttattctggactacttaacttcattttattcgaaatttttattataaagctttattcgaataattcgcgaCTCTGCTTCTCTACTAAAAAGAACCGACTTCTTGGCGAAGGTCGTACTGTAAATTGAAAGACGCGAGCCTCCGCTTTCCACATCCCAACTACTCGGTTGCCAAAGAAAAGGCGAGCACGAGGAAACTTGTATCCAGAATAAAGTAtgcataccgtcaaggacccagttccagatcagaacccaattcctgatcagtttaggtaaataaaccaaataaaaagcttactatgatacaaatttattctaacaaattactaaataattatgaagtgttttgaaatttatacgcaaaatttgataggtCATAGTAAAAcctgtgaaggtgatcagaaactgctccctttgcatttttcactttcaaagttaaatgataaaataattattattatgcgtGCACTGTTTTCagtaccaaattaaagataaaacatacatTTACAGAAACAACAAAgagtcttttaaatttggttaagttttccctttagacgtttaaaaacccgcggtagttactcttaagtgatgtCCTtgtgggtccttgacggtaatctgaaaaattgaaagcgGCTGAATAATCGAAGCGGAGATATAGGTACCTCCATTCCTTCCCCCGTTTCCTTCAGCTCCTCGGCGGAGaataaatttagaatatttttatcaaatccGCGGTATCAGAAAAGCGCGACCCACGTAAGGCTCTTTGGCCAGCCGTCAAGTCTCGTTATTACCAGCGGGGTTCCTCGCGGAAAGAAAGAGCGAGAGTCGCGGGGACGATAGCCGCGCGCTGACCGTGATAATCGAGCAGAAGTGACCGAGAACTTGGAGAGCgtacgcgccgcgccgcgccgctaaGGTCTCGGGAAGTCCCGAAAGCGGCGAGTCGGATTGGCCGGCGACCAGCCCCGTCCCCTTTGCGCGGCCACCAGCACAGCGTTATTACGGCACCGCGACGCTCTCGCCGCCGCTGTGTCGTCCAGGTGCTCGATAAACGAGCAACGCTTCTGACGTTTCTGTCGATCCCCCGACAAACTAGATCCAGCAAACTTGGACGAGGCGAGGGACACTGTACAACGCTCCGCGGGACCTTTTTCCTGGCTATCGACTCCCGGATCGATCGGAGCCTGTCTGACGTCAATTGGTCGCTGAATAGCTGAAGCCTCTCTAAGATACACCACGCGACGCTTCGTGATTGGTAAACGGCGTGAAACGGAAGCCTTCGAGAGAGTCAACGGCACGAGGCTTTGAGGAACCTTTGCTGAGGATCAGATCGAAGATAGGATTCATGGGAGAAGGCATGGGACATTCTGAATAATCTCTATTTGGACGACTGGCTGATAGATTGGTACACCGAGTGCTCCTTGCGACACGCTACGCTCCCAAGCAGGTGAAGCCCACTGGGGATTGCGAAACTAGTTAAATGATTCCTTCAACCGACGGCGCGTGATTCATGGACAATCTGTCAACGAAGAATCGAGGTATCTTCGCATCAAAGTGTACTGTCCACGTGCAGGGGGAGTGGGCAAGCCAGCGACGAAGTAGAGAGATGCGAGTAATTACCGCGCGATTATTAGCAATCACAGCGACCTCCAGCAAGAGCGGGGCGAACAGAAGCAATCTCTGACCTACATAGCTCGCGCGTTTCCCTCACCCGCCGGAGGAAACCCCCGAAGACATAGGCCTCGCAGAAGAGACTGCATATCCGAGCGTCGCCGCTGCGCCAGCAAAATCTTTCTTTACCAAGGACACGCGGCAGAGTTCTGAAGAACTGGAAAGAACAAGCTGGCACACGGGCGAGTTCCAGCAGCGATTAGCCCACCTAGCTAGCCACCGTGACGGGGCGAGGGAACGGCAGGGAATCTCTCATCGACGTCAATCACAGCCATCCAGGCATCGAACAATTAGCTACTTCCAAAGTTCCTAGAACAACGAACCACCTGCGCTGTACAGCCGCTTACGAGACTGGGATAATCGTCGAGGAACATCAGGCTCTGAGCGATCGACACCGTCCGATTGCGTAAGATCCTCTGCGGCTTGGATTTACAAGTAACAGGCCACTGGAGGAGCCATGGGCGTGGATGAGACTAGCGTCAGGAGGATCCTCGGGGATGGCCTCTCCCTGAAGTTGCCTCTGAACGAGCAGCTGCTCGAGGTGAGGGGTGACGGTTGCGACGTGGTGGTGGCGAAGAACTGCGGGAACGTGCGGATCATCGGCGATGGGTGCCGGCTGAGGATCGACCAGAACCTGGGCGACGTGGAGTACACGGGGGACGGCGGCCAGGTGCTTCTGGGCAGGAAATCCTCGAGGAGCAAGGTGAAATACGTCGGCGACGGAGGCAGAGTGTCCTTCGACGGCCACTCGAGGAATGGGAAGGCTGGGAAGCTTGAGCAAGCTTCGAAGAAGATCGGCAAGACGAGCGAAGGTCCTGCGGGAGGCGAGCACCGTTCGTGCGGCGCTGAAGCGGTGGAGACCGCGTCGAGTGACAAAAAGGAGGCGGAATTTGGAACAGGGCAGGAGAAAGCGGCGAGGACGAAGGTCGCCACAGTCGTCACCAGGCTGCACTGTAACGAGGAATTGGTGAGCAGATGGTTCGTAAACCCTGGCTCCGTGGTGAGGTCCTTCAACGGCGCCCCTTTCGTGAAGATCGCGCCCAGGAAAGTCAAGGTTGAAGCGAAGTGAAGAGGGATGGACTGGTGTATGCAGCGTGGTTGTGGTTAAGTCTGACTTAAAGTTCCTGCGCTTGGAGAGCTGGAAATTGTGAGAGGATGGATTTAATGATGTAGAGAGGGCGTCCTTAATTACGCGAGGCTTCTTGGGGCGgcagggggtcgcgaatttcttacgttttcttacaaagggggGAGAggaagtcaggtagcgtcttacgtaatattttttttaacctaattacTCAATTTGAGGAGCCTAAAAAAAGATGTCTCATCGcacacacgaaaccgagttaaatgcattatataaatctttaaaaggatTTTATTAACtcgaaaaatgcaatgtaaaagatattacgtaaggaagggggcagggaatataaaatcttacgaattcttataccgaggcagggagggggtaagaaattccCACAGttacccttgcgtaatttaaggacgggcCCTAGATGGAGATTGTGGAGGAACTTGGTGAACGGAGAGAAGTGGAAGTATTATTATATGAAAGATATCACGGTATTTTCCTAgtgtatttactttttttctaggCACGCGTACACTTAGAATTTAGCCAATGAATTTTCATGCcgagtgttttatttattttccttcgtttATGACGCATAATGCTGATAGGAAGTGGTGTAATATTTGTAACTAATCACAAAAGGAAACTGACCGCGTGCAAGTATATGTACTTTACTTTGAACATAGGTATGATTATCGTTATCACGCCACTCGTATGATAAGTGCTTGATTAGTTcttttaaaggaaaactacgaaCTCGTGTTAACGCGTCGCCATCGCGTTGGAACCCTTCTGGGTTTTCTCGAGGAAACATTCGCCGAAGCTTCCTGTTCTTACCGTTTCCTCGAGTCACGCGTTATTGTAACTCTTTAAACACTAATGTACAAAGCCGCGAGCGGAGACAGGATTGATCTCAGCTAATGATAGGCGCAGATATAAATAAGGAGATGGAGGAGTGTGTAAAGGGCATTACTGGAATAAAGAATTTACCAAAACTTCCTCTTACCATTTCAAAAAATCACCTCGGTATTTCACGCGCTATTTTCTCAGCATTCCCTGCAGGAACTTCGCTTCTTTCGCACACCACCGAACCCCCAAAACTTGCAAAAGTGCACGGTTGAGACTGAGCACGCTTTTAAAGCTCCGCGTTGATAAGCTACTTGTGTCGCCTTATCGATCGTTTTATCTTATCGTGCAGAGGGGGCGCGAAAAGAATGGCGAATGAAATTCGATCGCGAAAATGAACTTTTGGGGAAGTCCTCCgcttttaaggggaccttccggtctagagcccccccaaaaataggtgttcttcaggaattaattaaaggaaaactactatatataatttaatgggactttttgcattgtattagggatgtcttagattatagaaatatattttttgttttgaaattaatcattgcagacaacactggggagtcgttaaagtcaaggcgtcaaaaaattgatccaaatcgatgggacctgtatctccaaaagttattatccgattcgaatgaaactttttttactttgaagaatatacttctggctagggggtataccagaaaaaatgaaaaaaaaatgaaaatttatcattttcaaagccgttgaaagggtgacaaatatagggaaaaaattatttcaaatttcaagtgtcgttattttcttaaaaaatgtcatttttgtaatttttttctggtttctccttagccagaagtatattcctcaaaataaaaaaagtttcattcgaatcggataataacttttagagatacaggttcctccaccaattttgatcaatttttttacgccttcactttaacgactccccagtgccgcctGTAATAGTTacctataaaacaaaaaatatatttctataacttaagacatccttaatacaatgcaagaagtcccactaaattatatatagtagttttcctttaattaattcctaaagatcacctattttgggggggctctagaccggaacctccccttaactacTCGCTGGTTGCAATTCGAAACgcgaagttaataaatataaaaacgggTGATTAACTAAGACAGCGATCCGATACGAAGCGTCGTTGCAGGGGATTCGTTAGCTATATGTAGGCTCGACGCAGCAGCGTAACCGAGGTGTTAATGCGGCGACTGATATCGCGCGCAGAGATACGTTCGTCCCTTAATTAATTCAGAAAGCCGCTGGCGCGCCATTCAACGCTCTAGCTCGCCTTCTGACCCAGCTTTCCACCTCGGTGCAAAGGTCGCCGGTTCGTAATGGAGGTCAACTGGGGATCGTTAGCAGAGTTTCTTACTTGAGAAAAGCTCGCCTCGCTTTGTTAAGATCGTTGGAAGCCCGATGGAGcaggggaaaaaaatattcgctcGCCGGGAGC
This region of Andrena cerasifolii isolate SP2316 chromosome 4, iyAndCera1_principal, whole genome shotgun sequence genomic DNA includes:
- the LOC143367866 gene encoding uncharacterized protein LOC143367866, translating into MGVDETSVRRILGDGLSLKLPLNEQLLEVRGDGCDVVVAKNCGNVRIIGDGCRLRIDQNLGDVEYTGDGGQVLLGRKSSRSKVKYVGDGGRVSFDGHSRNGKAGKLEQASKKIGKTSEGPAGGEHRSCGAEAVETASSDKKEAEFGTGQEKAARTKVATVVTRLHCNEELVSRWFVNPGSVVRSFNGAPFVKIAPRKVKVEAK